In one window of Toxotes jaculatrix isolate fToxJac2 chromosome 10, fToxJac2.pri, whole genome shotgun sequence DNA:
- the uvssa gene encoding UV-stimulated scaffold protein A isoform X4, whose product MELSQRDRLSDLVEELTTSGQPQLNQDKMKEIKKICKVSDDCIDHLYHLVMAQLNQEHAEVRLSAFQIASELFTRSHRFRTLLVDNFQEFLELTVETDSEQPLPPPKEVARKLRSLAIQTVQSWQASYGTAYKKLALGYHFLKQVKKVDFQDAEARTVAERRREEERQRRMDRIYKERVEAASKDMEESYLEIKATLTEMESCMSLLFPEFGLTDVQTVNSSPSNSQPATESPSDDEQPCCSKDVRDDKKEGMNPGGEESREGKKSSGTEEKMEEDKGMMEKGKRGKDKKGKGKKEKMSEDEAREDEKRRDGNEQQEEEEEEKGGKVDDGEEIQKEQGEEKEEKDKEEERSSEEEEEPFDEDMFIRNSGLISHSYSLDLNLSPGLHVKETEDNEAVVSTVVDLHRLITTKHLPAVQGWVQVFTRAGAEQQLLRRALDLKKSLEAALQKHKELHIDYKTRARKVMKAFSDEEDDDDDFDDVPEKEGYEPHIPEHLRAEYGLDPSPSTSAAPVPTKPPAKRPAAPPPQCSSSFSTSRRLKRLTEEEQDPTCAAATLRLIRQNLPVPAQSSSSSSSGPSSSQSGSDQKPVDAPVVPFGLDLYYWGQEQPNAGKIIKATSQHQFWVPCEVEEEVENEQLLAESRSRYISFPGNFTPVSHHCRAPLGNGNLCQRQDRLKCPFHGPIIPRDQEGRPCRQEDRLREEQEERRRREEQPDWRDAELMRDIEAATGEDLGSDKVGKKRKGKKKKFPNLSDLKQHANTSRSRLEKKVFNKSTMRRVAQVMSKADRRKHDKFSNQFNYALN is encoded by the exons ATGGAGTTGTCACAGAGGGACCGGCTGTCAGATCTGGTGGAGGAGCTGACCACATCAGGACAGCCACAGCTCAACCAGGATAAGATGAAGGAAATCAAGAAGATCTGCAA AGTGTCTGATGACTGCATAGACCACCTGTACCACTTAGTGATGGCCCAGCTCAACCAAGAACACGCTGAGGTGCGGCTGTCAGCCTTCCAGATAGCCAGCGAGCTCTTCACCAGATCGCACCGCTTCAGGACGCTGCTGGTAGACAACTTCCAG GAGTTCTTGGAGCTGACAGTGGAGACTGACTCAGAGcagcccctccctcctcctaAAGAAGTAGCCAGGAAACTGAGGTCACTGGCCATCCAGACTGTACAGTCGTGGCAGGCCTCATATGGGACAGCTTATAAGAAGTTGGCACTGGGCTACCACTTTCTCAAACAGGTTAAGAAG GTGGACTTCCAGGATGCTGAGGCTAGGACAgtagcagagaggaggagggaggaggaaaggcaAAGAAGAATGGACAGGATCTACAAGGAGAGAGTGGAGGCAGCATCCAAAGACATGGAAG AGTCGTACCTGGAAATTAAGGCAACGCTGACAGAGATGGAATCCTGTATGAGCCTACTTTTCCCTGAGTTTGGCCTCACAGACGTCCAGACAGTCAATAGCAGTCCTTCAAACTCCCAACCAGCCACTGAAAGCCCATCAGATGATGAACAACCCTGCTGCAGCAAAGACGTGAGGGATGATAAAAAAGAAGGAATGAATCCAGGGggggaggagagcagggagggaaagaaaagcagtggGACAGAAGAGAAGATGGAAGAAGACAAAGGAATGATGgagaaggggaagagagggaaagacaaaaaagggaagggaaagaaggagaaaatgtCTGAAGATGAGGCGAGGGAggatgagaagaggagagatgggaatgagcaacaggaagaggaggaggaggagaagggagggaaggTGGACGATGGGGAAGAGATTCAGAAAGAGcagggggaggaaaaggaggaaaaagacaaggaagaggagagaagtagtgaagaggaggaggagccttTTGATGAAGACATGTTTATTCGAAACTCAGGACTCATCTCTCACTCCTACAGCCTGGACCTGAACCTCAGTCCTG gTCTTCatgtgaaggagacagaggacaatgAGGCGGTGGTTTCCACAGTCGTAGACCTCCACAGACTGATAACAACCAAACACCTACCAGCTGTGCAGGGCTGGGTTCAG GTCTTCACTAGAGcaggtgcagagcagcagctgttaaGGAGAGCACTGGACCTGAAGAAATCTTTAGAAGCTGCGCTACAAAAGCATAAAGAGCTGCACATCGACTATAAGACCAGGGCCCGCAAAGTG ATGAAGGCTTTTTCAGAcgaagaggatgatgatgacgatTTCGATGACGTTCCAGAAAAAGAGGGATATGAGCCGCACATTCCTGAGCATCTACGAGCCGAGTATG GTTTGGATCCCTCTCCTTCTACCTCAGCAGCACCCGTCCCAACAAAACCTCCGGCTAAGAGACCAGCAGCTCCACCCCCTCAGTGTTCGTCCTCCTTTTCTACCTCCAGGCGTCTGAAGCGACTCACGGAAGAGGAGCAGGATCCGACCTGTGCAGCTGCCACACTGCGCCTCATCAGACAGAACCTCCCTGTGCCTGCGCAGTCCAG cagcagcagctcctcaggTCCCAGTTCATCACAGTCCGGTTCAGACCAGAAGCCCGTTGATGCTCCTGTGGTGCCTTTTGGTTTGGACCTGTACTACTGGGGCCAGGAGCAGCCCAATGCTGGCAAGATCATCaa GGCGACCTCTCAGCATCAGTTCTGGGTTCCCtgtgaggtggaggaagaggtggagaacGAGCAGCTGCTggcagagagcaggagcagatACATCTCCTTCCCTGGAAACTTCACTCCTGTCAGCCATCACTGCAGAGCTCCACTAGGTAACGGAAATCTGTGTCAGAGGCAGGACCGGCTCAAG TGTCCTTTCCATGGCCCGATCATTCCTCGAGACCAGGAGGGACGACCCTGCAGGCAGGAGGACCGACtcagggaggagcaggaggagaggaggaggagggaggagcagcCTG ACTGGCGTGATGCAGAGCTGATGCGAGACATAGAGGCAGCGACAGGAGAAGACCTGGGCTCTGacaaagtggggaaaaaaaggaaagggaagaagaagaagttcccCAACCTCAGTGATCTGAAGCAGCACGCCAACACGTCCCGCTCCAGGCTCGAGAAAAAAGTCTTCAACAA gaGCACCATGCGCAGAGTTGCTCAGGTGATGAGTAAAgctgacagaagaaaacatgacaagTTCTCCAACCAGTTCAACTATGCTCTCAACTGA
- the uvssa gene encoding UV-stimulated scaffold protein A isoform X1, whose product MELSQRDRLSDLVEELTTSGQPQLNQDKMKEIKKICKVSDDCIDHLYHLVMAQLNQEHAEVRLSAFQIASELFTRSHRFRTLLVDNFQEFLELTVETDSEQPLPPPKEVARKLRSLAIQTVQSWQASYGTAYKKLALGYHFLKQVKKVDFQDAEARTVAERRREEERQRRMDRIYKERVEAASKDMEESYLEIKATLTEMESCMSLLFPEFGLTDVQTVNSSPSNSQPATESPSDDEQPCCSKDVRDDKKEGMNPGGEESREGKKSSGTEEKMEEDKGMMEKGKRGKDKKGKGKKEKMSEDEAREDEKRRDGNEQQEEEEEEKGGKVDDGEEIQKEQGEEKEEKDKEEERSSEEEEEPFDEDMFIRNSGLISHSYSLDLNLSPGLHVKETEDNEAVVSTVVDLHRLITTKHLPAVQGWVQVFTRAGAEQQLLRRALDLKKSLEAALQKHKELHIDYKTRARKVMKAFSDEEDDDDDFDDVPEKEGYEPHIPEHLRAEYGLDPSPSTSAAPVPTKPPAKRPAAPPPQCSSSFSTSRRLKRLTEEEQDPTCAAATLRLIRQNLPVPAQSSSSSSSSSSSGPSSSQSGSDQKPVDAPVVPFGLDLYYWGQEQPNAGKIIKATSQHQFWVPCEVEEEVENEQLLAESRSRYISFPGNFTPVSHHCRAPLGNGNLCQRQDRLKCPFHGPIIPRDQEGRPCRQEDRLREEQEERRRREEQPDWRDAELMRDIEAATGEDLGSDKVGKKRKGKKKKFPNLSDLKQHANTSRSRLEKKVFNKSTMRRVAQVMSKADRRKHDKFSNQFNYALN is encoded by the exons ATGGAGTTGTCACAGAGGGACCGGCTGTCAGATCTGGTGGAGGAGCTGACCACATCAGGACAGCCACAGCTCAACCAGGATAAGATGAAGGAAATCAAGAAGATCTGCAA AGTGTCTGATGACTGCATAGACCACCTGTACCACTTAGTGATGGCCCAGCTCAACCAAGAACACGCTGAGGTGCGGCTGTCAGCCTTCCAGATAGCCAGCGAGCTCTTCACCAGATCGCACCGCTTCAGGACGCTGCTGGTAGACAACTTCCAG GAGTTCTTGGAGCTGACAGTGGAGACTGACTCAGAGcagcccctccctcctcctaAAGAAGTAGCCAGGAAACTGAGGTCACTGGCCATCCAGACTGTACAGTCGTGGCAGGCCTCATATGGGACAGCTTATAAGAAGTTGGCACTGGGCTACCACTTTCTCAAACAGGTTAAGAAG GTGGACTTCCAGGATGCTGAGGCTAGGACAgtagcagagaggaggagggaggaggaaaggcaAAGAAGAATGGACAGGATCTACAAGGAGAGAGTGGAGGCAGCATCCAAAGACATGGAAG AGTCGTACCTGGAAATTAAGGCAACGCTGACAGAGATGGAATCCTGTATGAGCCTACTTTTCCCTGAGTTTGGCCTCACAGACGTCCAGACAGTCAATAGCAGTCCTTCAAACTCCCAACCAGCCACTGAAAGCCCATCAGATGATGAACAACCCTGCTGCAGCAAAGACGTGAGGGATGATAAAAAAGAAGGAATGAATCCAGGGggggaggagagcagggagggaaagaaaagcagtggGACAGAAGAGAAGATGGAAGAAGACAAAGGAATGATGgagaaggggaagagagggaaagacaaaaaagggaagggaaagaaggagaaaatgtCTGAAGATGAGGCGAGGGAggatgagaagaggagagatgggaatgagcaacaggaagaggaggaggaggagaagggagggaaggTGGACGATGGGGAAGAGATTCAGAAAGAGcagggggaggaaaaggaggaaaaagacaaggaagaggagagaagtagtgaagaggaggaggagccttTTGATGAAGACATGTTTATTCGAAACTCAGGACTCATCTCTCACTCCTACAGCCTGGACCTGAACCTCAGTCCTG gTCTTCatgtgaaggagacagaggacaatgAGGCGGTGGTTTCCACAGTCGTAGACCTCCACAGACTGATAACAACCAAACACCTACCAGCTGTGCAGGGCTGGGTTCAG GTCTTCACTAGAGcaggtgcagagcagcagctgttaaGGAGAGCACTGGACCTGAAGAAATCTTTAGAAGCTGCGCTACAAAAGCATAAAGAGCTGCACATCGACTATAAGACCAGGGCCCGCAAAGTG ATGAAGGCTTTTTCAGAcgaagaggatgatgatgacgatTTCGATGACGTTCCAGAAAAAGAGGGATATGAGCCGCACATTCCTGAGCATCTACGAGCCGAGTATG GTTTGGATCCCTCTCCTTCTACCTCAGCAGCACCCGTCCCAACAAAACCTCCGGCTAAGAGACCAGCAGCTCCACCCCCTCAGTGTTCGTCCTCCTTTTCTACCTCCAGGCGTCTGAAGCGACTCACGGAAGAGGAGCAGGATCCGACCTGTGCAGCTGCCACACTGCGCCTCATCAGACAGAACCTCCCTGTGCCTGCGCAGTCCAG cagcagcagcagcagcagcagctcctcaggTCCCAGTTCATCACAGTCCGGTTCAGACCAGAAGCCCGTTGATGCTCCTGTGGTGCCTTTTGGTTTGGACCTGTACTACTGGGGCCAGGAGCAGCCCAATGCTGGCAAGATCATCaa GGCGACCTCTCAGCATCAGTTCTGGGTTCCCtgtgaggtggaggaagaggtggagaacGAGCAGCTGCTggcagagagcaggagcagatACATCTCCTTCCCTGGAAACTTCACTCCTGTCAGCCATCACTGCAGAGCTCCACTAGGTAACGGAAATCTGTGTCAGAGGCAGGACCGGCTCAAG TGTCCTTTCCATGGCCCGATCATTCCTCGAGACCAGGAGGGACGACCCTGCAGGCAGGAGGACCGACtcagggaggagcaggaggagaggaggaggagggaggagcagcCTG ACTGGCGTGATGCAGAGCTGATGCGAGACATAGAGGCAGCGACAGGAGAAGACCTGGGCTCTGacaaagtggggaaaaaaaggaaagggaagaagaagaagttcccCAACCTCAGTGATCTGAAGCAGCACGCCAACACGTCCCGCTCCAGGCTCGAGAAAAAAGTCTTCAACAA gaGCACCATGCGCAGAGTTGCTCAGGTGATGAGTAAAgctgacagaagaaaacatgacaagTTCTCCAACCAGTTCAACTATGCTCTCAACTGA
- the uvssa gene encoding UV-stimulated scaffold protein A isoform X2 produces MELSQRDRLSDLVEELTTSGQPQLNQDKMKEIKKICKVSDDCIDHLYHLVMAQLNQEHAEVRLSAFQIASELFTRSHRFRTLLVDNFQEFLELTVETDSEQPLPPPKEVARKLRSLAIQTVQSWQASYGTAYKKLALGYHFLKQVKKVDFQDAEARTVAERRREEERQRRMDRIYKERVEAASKDMEESYLEIKATLTEMESCMSLLFPEFGLTDVQTVNSSPSNSQPATESPSDDEQPCCSKDVRDDKKEGMNPGGEESREGKKSSGTEEKMEEDKGMMEKGKRGKDKKGKGKKEKMSEDEAREDEKRRDGNEQQEEEEEEKGGKVDDGEEIQKEQGEEKEEKDKEEERSSEEEEEPFDEDMFIRNSGLISHSYSLDLNLSPGLHVKETEDNEAVVSTVVDLHRLITTKHLPAVQGWVQVFTRAGAEQQLLRRALDLKKSLEAALQKHKELHIDYKTRARKVMKAFSDEEDDDDDFDDVPEKEGYEPHIPEHLRAEYGLDPSPSTSAAPVPTKPPAKRPAAPPPQCSSSFSTSRRLKRLTEEEQDPTCAAATLRLIRQNLPVPAQSSSSSSSSSSGPSSSQSGSDQKPVDAPVVPFGLDLYYWGQEQPNAGKIIKATSQHQFWVPCEVEEEVENEQLLAESRSRYISFPGNFTPVSHHCRAPLGNGNLCQRQDRLKCPFHGPIIPRDQEGRPCRQEDRLREEQEERRRREEQPDWRDAELMRDIEAATGEDLGSDKVGKKRKGKKKKFPNLSDLKQHANTSRSRLEKKVFNKSTMRRVAQVMSKADRRKHDKFSNQFNYALN; encoded by the exons ATGGAGTTGTCACAGAGGGACCGGCTGTCAGATCTGGTGGAGGAGCTGACCACATCAGGACAGCCACAGCTCAACCAGGATAAGATGAAGGAAATCAAGAAGATCTGCAA AGTGTCTGATGACTGCATAGACCACCTGTACCACTTAGTGATGGCCCAGCTCAACCAAGAACACGCTGAGGTGCGGCTGTCAGCCTTCCAGATAGCCAGCGAGCTCTTCACCAGATCGCACCGCTTCAGGACGCTGCTGGTAGACAACTTCCAG GAGTTCTTGGAGCTGACAGTGGAGACTGACTCAGAGcagcccctccctcctcctaAAGAAGTAGCCAGGAAACTGAGGTCACTGGCCATCCAGACTGTACAGTCGTGGCAGGCCTCATATGGGACAGCTTATAAGAAGTTGGCACTGGGCTACCACTTTCTCAAACAGGTTAAGAAG GTGGACTTCCAGGATGCTGAGGCTAGGACAgtagcagagaggaggagggaggaggaaaggcaAAGAAGAATGGACAGGATCTACAAGGAGAGAGTGGAGGCAGCATCCAAAGACATGGAAG AGTCGTACCTGGAAATTAAGGCAACGCTGACAGAGATGGAATCCTGTATGAGCCTACTTTTCCCTGAGTTTGGCCTCACAGACGTCCAGACAGTCAATAGCAGTCCTTCAAACTCCCAACCAGCCACTGAAAGCCCATCAGATGATGAACAACCCTGCTGCAGCAAAGACGTGAGGGATGATAAAAAAGAAGGAATGAATCCAGGGggggaggagagcagggagggaaagaaaagcagtggGACAGAAGAGAAGATGGAAGAAGACAAAGGAATGATGgagaaggggaagagagggaaagacaaaaaagggaagggaaagaaggagaaaatgtCTGAAGATGAGGCGAGGGAggatgagaagaggagagatgggaatgagcaacaggaagaggaggaggaggagaagggagggaaggTGGACGATGGGGAAGAGATTCAGAAAGAGcagggggaggaaaaggaggaaaaagacaaggaagaggagagaagtagtgaagaggaggaggagccttTTGATGAAGACATGTTTATTCGAAACTCAGGACTCATCTCTCACTCCTACAGCCTGGACCTGAACCTCAGTCCTG gTCTTCatgtgaaggagacagaggacaatgAGGCGGTGGTTTCCACAGTCGTAGACCTCCACAGACTGATAACAACCAAACACCTACCAGCTGTGCAGGGCTGGGTTCAG GTCTTCACTAGAGcaggtgcagagcagcagctgttaaGGAGAGCACTGGACCTGAAGAAATCTTTAGAAGCTGCGCTACAAAAGCATAAAGAGCTGCACATCGACTATAAGACCAGGGCCCGCAAAGTG ATGAAGGCTTTTTCAGAcgaagaggatgatgatgacgatTTCGATGACGTTCCAGAAAAAGAGGGATATGAGCCGCACATTCCTGAGCATCTACGAGCCGAGTATG GTTTGGATCCCTCTCCTTCTACCTCAGCAGCACCCGTCCCAACAAAACCTCCGGCTAAGAGACCAGCAGCTCCACCCCCTCAGTGTTCGTCCTCCTTTTCTACCTCCAGGCGTCTGAAGCGACTCACGGAAGAGGAGCAGGATCCGACCTGTGCAGCTGCCACACTGCGCCTCATCAGACAGAACCTCCCTGTGCCTGCGCAGTCCAG cagcagcagcagcagcagctcctcaggTCCCAGTTCATCACAGTCCGGTTCAGACCAGAAGCCCGTTGATGCTCCTGTGGTGCCTTTTGGTTTGGACCTGTACTACTGGGGCCAGGAGCAGCCCAATGCTGGCAAGATCATCaa GGCGACCTCTCAGCATCAGTTCTGGGTTCCCtgtgaggtggaggaagaggtggagaacGAGCAGCTGCTggcagagagcaggagcagatACATCTCCTTCCCTGGAAACTTCACTCCTGTCAGCCATCACTGCAGAGCTCCACTAGGTAACGGAAATCTGTGTCAGAGGCAGGACCGGCTCAAG TGTCCTTTCCATGGCCCGATCATTCCTCGAGACCAGGAGGGACGACCCTGCAGGCAGGAGGACCGACtcagggaggagcaggaggagaggaggaggagggaggagcagcCTG ACTGGCGTGATGCAGAGCTGATGCGAGACATAGAGGCAGCGACAGGAGAAGACCTGGGCTCTGacaaagtggggaaaaaaaggaaagggaagaagaagaagttcccCAACCTCAGTGATCTGAAGCAGCACGCCAACACGTCCCGCTCCAGGCTCGAGAAAAAAGTCTTCAACAA gaGCACCATGCGCAGAGTTGCTCAGGTGATGAGTAAAgctgacagaagaaaacatgacaagTTCTCCAACCAGTTCAACTATGCTCTCAACTGA
- the uvssa gene encoding UV-stimulated scaffold protein A isoform X3, translated as MELSQRDRLSDLVEELTTSGQPQLNQDKMKEIKKICKVSDDCIDHLYHLVMAQLNQEHAEVRLSAFQIASELFTRSHRFRTLLVDNFQEFLELTVETDSEQPLPPPKEVARKLRSLAIQTVQSWQASYGTAYKKLALGYHFLKQVKKVDFQDAEARTVAERRREEERQRRMDRIYKERVEAASKDMEESYLEIKATLTEMESCMSLLFPEFGLTDVQTVNSSPSNSQPATESPSDDEQPCCSKDVRDDKKEGMNPGGEESREGKKSSGTEEKMEEDKGMMEKGKRGKDKKGKGKKEKMSEDEAREDEKRRDGNEQQEEEEEEKGGKVDDGEEIQKEQGEEKEEKDKEEERSSEEEEEPFDEDMFIRNSGLISHSYSLDLNLSPGLHVKETEDNEAVVSTVVDLHRLITTKHLPAVQGWVQVFTRAGAEQQLLRRALDLKKSLEAALQKHKELHIDYKTRARKVMKAFSDEEDDDDDFDDVPEKEGYEPHIPEHLRAEYGLDPSPSTSAAPVPTKPPAKRPAAPPPQCSSSFSTSRRLKRLTEEEQDPTCAAATLRLIRQNLPVPAQSSSSSSSSSGPSSSQSGSDQKPVDAPVVPFGLDLYYWGQEQPNAGKIIKATSQHQFWVPCEVEEEVENEQLLAESRSRYISFPGNFTPVSHHCRAPLGNGNLCQRQDRLKCPFHGPIIPRDQEGRPCRQEDRLREEQEERRRREEQPDWRDAELMRDIEAATGEDLGSDKVGKKRKGKKKKFPNLSDLKQHANTSRSRLEKKVFNKSTMRRVAQVMSKADRRKHDKFSNQFNYALN; from the exons ATGGAGTTGTCACAGAGGGACCGGCTGTCAGATCTGGTGGAGGAGCTGACCACATCAGGACAGCCACAGCTCAACCAGGATAAGATGAAGGAAATCAAGAAGATCTGCAA AGTGTCTGATGACTGCATAGACCACCTGTACCACTTAGTGATGGCCCAGCTCAACCAAGAACACGCTGAGGTGCGGCTGTCAGCCTTCCAGATAGCCAGCGAGCTCTTCACCAGATCGCACCGCTTCAGGACGCTGCTGGTAGACAACTTCCAG GAGTTCTTGGAGCTGACAGTGGAGACTGACTCAGAGcagcccctccctcctcctaAAGAAGTAGCCAGGAAACTGAGGTCACTGGCCATCCAGACTGTACAGTCGTGGCAGGCCTCATATGGGACAGCTTATAAGAAGTTGGCACTGGGCTACCACTTTCTCAAACAGGTTAAGAAG GTGGACTTCCAGGATGCTGAGGCTAGGACAgtagcagagaggaggagggaggaggaaaggcaAAGAAGAATGGACAGGATCTACAAGGAGAGAGTGGAGGCAGCATCCAAAGACATGGAAG AGTCGTACCTGGAAATTAAGGCAACGCTGACAGAGATGGAATCCTGTATGAGCCTACTTTTCCCTGAGTTTGGCCTCACAGACGTCCAGACAGTCAATAGCAGTCCTTCAAACTCCCAACCAGCCACTGAAAGCCCATCAGATGATGAACAACCCTGCTGCAGCAAAGACGTGAGGGATGATAAAAAAGAAGGAATGAATCCAGGGggggaggagagcagggagggaaagaaaagcagtggGACAGAAGAGAAGATGGAAGAAGACAAAGGAATGATGgagaaggggaagagagggaaagacaaaaaagggaagggaaagaaggagaaaatgtCTGAAGATGAGGCGAGGGAggatgagaagaggagagatgggaatgagcaacaggaagaggaggaggaggagaagggagggaaggTGGACGATGGGGAAGAGATTCAGAAAGAGcagggggaggaaaaggaggaaaaagacaaggaagaggagagaagtagtgaagaggaggaggagccttTTGATGAAGACATGTTTATTCGAAACTCAGGACTCATCTCTCACTCCTACAGCCTGGACCTGAACCTCAGTCCTG gTCTTCatgtgaaggagacagaggacaatgAGGCGGTGGTTTCCACAGTCGTAGACCTCCACAGACTGATAACAACCAAACACCTACCAGCTGTGCAGGGCTGGGTTCAG GTCTTCACTAGAGcaggtgcagagcagcagctgttaaGGAGAGCACTGGACCTGAAGAAATCTTTAGAAGCTGCGCTACAAAAGCATAAAGAGCTGCACATCGACTATAAGACCAGGGCCCGCAAAGTG ATGAAGGCTTTTTCAGAcgaagaggatgatgatgacgatTTCGATGACGTTCCAGAAAAAGAGGGATATGAGCCGCACATTCCTGAGCATCTACGAGCCGAGTATG GTTTGGATCCCTCTCCTTCTACCTCAGCAGCACCCGTCCCAACAAAACCTCCGGCTAAGAGACCAGCAGCTCCACCCCCTCAGTGTTCGTCCTCCTTTTCTACCTCCAGGCGTCTGAAGCGACTCACGGAAGAGGAGCAGGATCCGACCTGTGCAGCTGCCACACTGCGCCTCATCAGACAGAACCTCCCTGTGCCTGCGCAGTCCAG cagcagcagcagcagctcctcaggTCCCAGTTCATCACAGTCCGGTTCAGACCAGAAGCCCGTTGATGCTCCTGTGGTGCCTTTTGGTTTGGACCTGTACTACTGGGGCCAGGAGCAGCCCAATGCTGGCAAGATCATCaa GGCGACCTCTCAGCATCAGTTCTGGGTTCCCtgtgaggtggaggaagaggtggagaacGAGCAGCTGCTggcagagagcaggagcagatACATCTCCTTCCCTGGAAACTTCACTCCTGTCAGCCATCACTGCAGAGCTCCACTAGGTAACGGAAATCTGTGTCAGAGGCAGGACCGGCTCAAG TGTCCTTTCCATGGCCCGATCATTCCTCGAGACCAGGAGGGACGACCCTGCAGGCAGGAGGACCGACtcagggaggagcaggaggagaggaggaggagggaggagcagcCTG ACTGGCGTGATGCAGAGCTGATGCGAGACATAGAGGCAGCGACAGGAGAAGACCTGGGCTCTGacaaagtggggaaaaaaaggaaagggaagaagaagaagttcccCAACCTCAGTGATCTGAAGCAGCACGCCAACACGTCCCGCTCCAGGCTCGAGAAAAAAGTCTTCAACAA gaGCACCATGCGCAGAGTTGCTCAGGTGATGAGTAAAgctgacagaagaaaacatgacaagTTCTCCAACCAGTTCAACTATGCTCTCAACTGA